Proteins encoded in a region of the Chelonoidis abingdonii isolate Lonesome George chromosome 2, CheloAbing_2.0, whole genome shotgun sequence genome:
- the KCTD9 gene encoding BTB/POZ domain-containing protein KCTD9 yields the protein MRRVTLFVNGTPKNGKVVAVYGTLSDLLSVASNKLGIKATSVYNGKGGLIDDIALIRDDDVLFVCEGEPFIDPQTDVKFHEELTGSHTDWLTLNVGGRYFTTTRSTLVNKEPDSMLAHMFKDKDAWGNKQDHRGAFLIDRSPEYFEPILNYLRHGQLIVNDGINLLGVLEEARFFGIDSLIEHLEVAIKNSQPAEDHSPISRKEFVRFLLATPTKSELRCQGLNFSGADLSRLDLRYINFKMANLSRCNLAHANLCCANLERADLSGSVLDCANLQGVKMLCSNAEGASLKGCNFEDPSGLKANLEGANLKGVDMEGSQMTGINLRVATLKNAKLKNCNLRGATLAGTDLENCDLSGCDLQEANLRGSNVKGAIFEEMLTPLHMSQSVR from the exons GTGGTGGCTGTTTATGGGACATTATCAGATTTGCTGTCTGTGGCTAGTAATAAGCTTGGAATAAAAGCGACCAGTGTGTACAATGGGAAAGGTGGACTCATTGATGATATCGCATTGATTAG GGATGatgatgttttgtttgtttgtgaaggGGAGCCATTCATAG ATCCTCAGACAGACGTAAAATTTCATGAAGAACTAACAGGGTCGCACACGGATTGGTTAACACTAAATGTTGGAGGCCGATACTTTACAACTACACG GAGCACTTTAGTTAATAAAGAACCTGACAGTATGCTGGCCCATATGTTTAAAGATAAAG ATGCCTGGGGGAATAAGCAGGATCACAGGGGAGCATTCCTAATTGATCGCAGTCCAGAATACTTCGAACCAATTCTTAACTATTTGCGTCATGGGCAGCTCATCGTAAACGATGGCATTAATTTGCTAG GTGTTTTGGAAGAAGCCAGATTTTTTGGTATTGATTCATTGATTGAACATCTGGAAGTAGCTATTAAG AATTCTCAGCCAGCTGAGGATCATTCTCCTATATCCCGGAAGGAATTTGTCCGATTTCTGCTGGCAACCCCAACTAAGTCTGAACTGCGCTGTCAG ggtCTAAATTTCAGTGGTGCAGATCTCTCTCGGTTAGATCTTCGATACATAAACTTCAAGATGGCTAACTTAAGCCGCTGCAACCTCGCCCATGCCAACCTTTGCTGTGCAAATCTTGAACGAGCTGACCTCTCTGGATCAGTGCTTGAC TGCGCAAACCTACAAGGTGTAAAGATGCTCTGTTCCAATGCAGAAGGGGCATCGCTGAAAGGATGTAACTTTGAAGATCCCTCCGGCCTTAAAGCTAACCTGGAAG GTGCTAACCTAAAAGGTGTTGACATGGAAGGAAGTCAGATGACAGGAATTAATCTAAGAGTGGcaactttaaaaaatgcaaagctgAAAAACTGTAACCTTAGAGGAGCAACTCTGGCAGGAACTGACTTAGAA AATTGTGACTTATCGGGTTGTGATCTACAGGAAGCCAACTTGAGAGGCTCTAACGTAAAAGGAGCTATCTTTGAAGAGATGCTGACGCCTTTACACATGTCTCAGAGTGTCAGATAG